The Prochlorococcus marinus XMU1408 region TTTGCACCGTCTTTAAGAAATTTATGGGGAAATAAAACAAGTCCAGGAGTCTCTTCTGTTCAATTTTGGAGTGCTGTCTTAACTGCGATACCTGCGCTAATAGCAATAGCACTATGGCGACAAAGCAATCCAGAAATAGCAATTACAGCTGGATTGATATTATTTGGGTTCATTTTTGCAATGAACTCATCAATACATTCATATATGGTTCTTGCTTATACGGACAAGGAAAACGTGAGTCTAAATGTAGGCTTCTATTACATGGCAAATGCGGCAGGAAGACTGATTGGTACTCTCCTATCAGGAGTTTTATTCATGCTTGGAACTAATGCCTCTATAGGAATGCAACTATGTTTATGGTGTTCAAGCCTATTTGTATTTATCTCATTGTTGACTAGTTTACGACTACCTCCAGTATCAAGGACAAAAGCTATAAAAAATTCCTAAGACCTTCAATTAAAAAAATTAAATATCAAGGGAAAGAAGGACTACTGAACCTCTGATTCTCTGTCATATTCAAGTCCAACTTCATTCATCCAAGCTGATTTCGTTTTACAGTTTTTACCATGCTCAGCTAGATGTAATCCCTCAATCGAAATAAATAAAACTAGTAGTGAAACTGGAATCCACCAGATGGGTGATCCAACTATTTCCTTCCAATTATTCATTGATTCTTTTTTTTTCATATTAAAGAGCTTTTTTAAGCTTAAGTTAAGAAGTTACTAGCAAGCAAAAAAAGACAAAAAAAAGGAGGCTATTGCCTCCTTTTTAATTTATAAGGAATTAATTCACTTACCAATACGCTTTACAGCAGCGCGAGACTTGGAAAGAATATCACCTTTTAGAGGAACAAAGCCAAGAGAAGGAGCCTTAGCCTGGGCTTTATCACTTAGCAAGTAGTTAAGTGATTCTTGGACGGCTTTAGTATTTCTACCATTACCAGTCTCGTAAGCAAGAATCCATGTAAGCGTAGCGATTGGATATGCACCCTTAGCTTTTGGGTTAGGATTTTTACCAGCTAAATTTTTATCTAGTTTTATACCATTAAGAGCTTTTGCTCCTGCTTCTGTTGTTGGCTTTAAAAACTCACCAGATAAATTTTGAAGAGCGGCAGGTTTAATTACACCTCTAATATATGACTGGTTTACATAACCAATTGCACCAGGAGTATTACGAATTACGCCTGCAACACCTGCGTTACCTTTTCCACCAACACCAGCAGGCCAAGCAATAGATTTACCTGTTCCTAAATTCCATGTCTTAGAGAAAGCTTGCATAGAGTTTGAAAAAGCCTTGGTTGTACCGGAGCCATCAGAGCGATGTGCCCATGTCATTTTTCCTGCAGGACAACCAACTTCTTTCCAATTTGAGATTTTACCCATAGCAACGCGAACAGCTTGCTCTTGAGTAAGTTTAAGATCGCAGTCATAGTTGTATCCAAAGGCAATTGTTCCACCAACCATTGGGATTTGGACTAATCCACGAGTAACTTTTGCAATATCTGTTGCTTTCATTGGATCATCAGAAGCACCGAAGTTAACGGTTTCATCAATGAAAGCTTTACGGCCAGAACCTGAACCAACAGCTTGATAGTTGACTCGAGGTCCACCTTCTTTAGCTAAATCAGAAAACCAACGAGTGTAGATTTTAGCGGGAAAGGATGCACCTGCTCCACTAAGACGACTAGCTGCATTTGCGGACATGCCTGCGCCCACTGCAAGCAAAGAAGTAAAGATGAGGGCCTTCTTAGCGAAGGTCATGAGGCCTAATAAAAAACTTGCTCTTATTTCATAGCATCTAATTGATCAAAATATTTGTCATTAGAAATCAAATTAGCAATTCATCAATTTTTCTTGATCTATTCTTAACCTTTCGATTAACCAAGATTAATTTACTTTTTAAAAAAGAATTAACTCAAAAT contains the following coding sequences:
- the pstS gene encoding phosphate ABC transporter substrate-binding protein PstS, whose amino-acid sequence is MTFAKKALIFTSLLAVGAGMSANAASRLSGAGASFPAKIYTRWFSDLAKEGGPRVNYQAVGSGSGRKAFIDETVNFGASDDPMKATDIAKVTRGLVQIPMVGGTIAFGYNYDCDLKLTQEQAVRVAMGKISNWKEVGCPAGKMTWAHRSDGSGTTKAFSNSMQAFSKTWNLGTGKSIAWPAGVGGKGNAGVAGVIRNTPGAIGYVNQSYIRGVIKPAALQNLSGEFLKPTTEAGAKALNGIKLDKNLAGKNPNPKAKGAYPIATLTWILAYETGNGRNTKAVQESLNYLLSDKAQAKAPSLGFVPLKGDILSKSRAAVKRIGK